A genomic segment from Conger conger chromosome 2, fConCon1.1, whole genome shotgun sequence encodes:
- the msrb1b gene encoding methionine-R-sulfoxide reductase B1b isoform X1 — protein sequence MSFCSFLGGEEFKDHFKPGIYVCASCGHKLFSSRSKFEHSSPWPAFTETIREDSVTKHMETLTAFKVLCGKCGNGLGHEFLNDGPTEGTSRFUIFSSSLKFVPKDKVDAQ from the exons ATGTCGTTTTGTTCTTTTCTGGGTGGTGAGGAATTTAAAGACCACTTCAAACCAG gtatttatgtgtgtgccaGTTGTGGGCATAAGCTGTTTTCCAGCAGATCCAAGTTTGAGCATTCATCTCCTTGGCCGGCCTTCACCGAGACCATACGTGAGGACAGTGTTACCAAACATATGGAGACACTAACCGCCTTCAAG GTCCTGTGTGGAAAGTGTGGGAATGGACTGGGGCACGAATTCCTCAACGACGGGCCAACGGAGGGAACGTCTCGCTTCTGAATATTCAGCAGCTCGCTGAAGTTTGTCCCTAAAG
- the msrb1b gene encoding methionine-R-sulfoxide reductase B1b isoform X2, translating to MSFCSFLGGEEFKDHFKPGIYVCASCGHKLFSSRSKFEHSSPWPAFTETIREDSVTKRPVWKVWEWTGARIPQRRANGGNVSLLNIQQLAEVCP from the exons ATGTCGTTTTGTTCTTTTCTGGGTGGTGAGGAATTTAAAGACCACTTCAAACCAG gtatttatgtgtgtgccaGTTGTGGGCATAAGCTGTTTTCCAGCAGATCCAAGTTTGAGCATTCATCTCCTTGGCCGGCCTTCACCGAGACCATACGTGAGGACAGTGTTACCAAAC GTCCTGTGTGGAAAGTGTGGGAATGGACTGGGGCACGAATTCCTCAACGACGGGCCAACGGAGGGAACGTCTCGCTTCTGAATATTCAGCAGCTCGCTGAAGTTTGTCCCTAA
- the neurl2 gene encoding neuralized-like protein 2 yields MAVVEDRFMQFHPIHGVNVTLDNSATQATRVESFANGVCFSKHPLVPGEIFLVEIEDKELGWCGHLRIGLTAHDPRRLEAVPEYSLPDLVDMGNSWVFAITRSHNKVVEEGEAREDAEGRVLAEERVSNPCTFFTKSHLHIENVRIPRDKLVGRSRPGRFSHILDDLYKTNALPPTARRSRIGVLFVPRGQGIADMHIVINGEDMGASAKGIPTQQPLYAVVDVFAATKCVRIIQVEYGFSSLQTLCRKTIQKHIVHRMALDWLELPEILKNYCKYE; encoded by the exons ATGGCTGTTGTGGAGGACCGGTTCATGCAATTCCACCCAATTCACGGGGTAAATGTCACACTGGACAACTCAGCAACACAAGCCACAAGGGTTGAAAGCTTTGCTAATGGAGTCTGCTTCAGCAAACACCCCTTGGTCCCCGGAGAGATCTTCCTTGTTGAGATTGAGGACAAGGAACTGGGCTGGTGTGGCCACTTAAGGATCGGGCTGACAGCCCATGATCCAAGAAGACTGGAGGCAGTACCTGAGTACTCCTTGCCTGACCTAGTGGACATGGGTAACAGCTGGGTCTTTGCCATCACCCGATCCCACAACAAGGTTGTCGAGGAGGGGGAAGCCAGAGAAGACGCAGAGGGCAGAGTTTTGGCAGAGGAAAGAGTCTCTAACCCttgcacatttttcacaaaGTCCCACCTTCATATTGAAAATGTACGCATCCCTAGGGACAAACTGGTAGGACGCAGTCGGCCTGGACGCTTCAGCCACATCCTGGACGACCTGTACAAAACGAACGCGCTCCCCCCTACCGCCCGTCGCAGCCGCATCGGAGTGCTGTTTGTGCCCAGAGGACAGGGCATCGCCGACATGCACATCGTCATTAATGGAGAAGACATGGGCGCCAGCGCCAAAGGAATTCCCACCCAGCAGCCACTCTATGCCGTGGTAGACGTGTTCGCTGCCACCAAATGCGTCCGAATTATCCAGGTGGAGTACGGCT TTTCATCTCTACAGACACTGTGCCGGAAGACAattcagaaacacattgttcaCAGAATGGCTCTGGACTGGCTGGAGCTACCAGAAATACTAAAAAATTACTGCAAGTATGAATGA